In Quercus robur chromosome 10, dhQueRobu3.1, whole genome shotgun sequence, a genomic segment contains:
- the LOC126701697 gene encoding adenylate kinase 4 isoform X1: MATGAASANLEDVPSLDLMSELLRRMKCSSKPDKRLILIGPPGSGKGTQSPIIKDEYCLCHLATGDMLRAAVAAKTPLGVKAKEAMDKGELVSDDLVVGIIDEALQKPSCQKGFILDGFPRTVVQAQKLDEMLEKKGAKVDKVLNFAVDDLILEERITGRWIHPASGRSYHTKFAPPKVPGVDDVTGEPLIQRKDDTAAVLKSRLEAFHKQTEPVIDYYSKKSIVANLHAEKPPKEVTAEVQKVLSLS, from the exons atgGCGACCGGTGCTGCTTCAGCGAACTTGGAAGATGTTCCCTCCCTTGATCTCATGTCCGAGCTTCTCCGCCGCATGAAGTGCTCCTCCAAACCCGACAAGCGCCTCATTCTTATTG GCCCACCTGGATCAGGAAAGGGTACCCAGTCACCAATAATTAAGGATGAATACTGCTTGTGCCACTTGGCTACTGGTGATATGTTAAGAGCTGCTGTTGCTGCTAAAACCCCTCTTGGCGTTAAGGCTAAAGAGGCTATGGATAAG GGAGAACTTGTTTCTGATGACTTAGTTGTGGGCATTATAGATGAAGCTCTTCAGAAGCCTTCATGCCAGAAAGGTTTCATTCTTGATGGATTTCCAAGGACTGTGGTCCAAGCACAGAAG cttgatgagatgctggAAAAGAAGGGTGCCAAAGTTGATAAGGTGCTCAACTTTGCAGTTGATGATTTGATCTTGGAGGAGAGAATTACTGGTCGCTGGATACACCCAGCCAGTGGTAGATCCTATCACACAAAATTCGCACCTCCCAAAGTTCCTGGTGTTGATGAT GTTACTGGAGAGCCCTTGATTCAGCGCAAGGATGATACTGCAGCTGTTCTCAAATCAAGGCTGGAGGCGTTTCACAAGCAAACTGAACCG GTTATTGATTATTATTCCAAGAAGAGTATTGTTGCTAATCTCCATGCTGAAAAACCTCCCAAAGAGGTCACAGCTGAGGTTCAGAAGGTGCTGTCTTTGTCTTAG
- the LOC126701695 gene encoding nucleolar protein 56-like, which translates to MALYLLYESASGYALLHAHGLDEIGQNTEAVRNSITDLNRFGKVVQLTAFHPFESALDALNQCNAVSEGLMTDELRSFLELNLPKVKGDKKPKFKLGLVDTKIGSHIHEVTKIPCESGDFVHELLRGVRLHFSKFLKDLKPGDLEKAQLGLGHSYSRAKVKFNVNRVDNMVIQAIFLLDTLDKDVNSFSMRVREWYSWHFPELVKIVNDNYLYAKAAKYIEDKSKLTEDKIPGLTDILGDEDKAKEILEAAKASMGQDLSPIDLINVQQFAQRVMDLSEYRRKLYDYLVTKMSDIAPNLASLIGEVVAARLISHAGSLTNLAKCPSSTLQILGAEKALFRALKTKGNTPKYGLIFHSSFIGRASAKNKGRMARYLANKCSIASRIDCFAENGSTVFGEKLREQVEERLDFYDNGVAPRKNIDVMKAAIEINQNKDTEMETEEVPTEASGKKSKKKKSKAAAAENGEAMDEDKEALEDSKSEKKKKKEKRKMEQQDKDVKNSDEQDGTAKKKKKKSKAEDGEDLQSASEIKKKKKKKSKNEDDE; encoded by the exons ATGGCGTTGTATCTTCTATACGAGTCAGCTTCTGGGTACGCATTATTGCACGCCCATGGCCTCGATGAAATTGGGCAGAACACTGAGGCGGTTCGGAACTCCATAACTGACCTGAACCGGTTCGGAAAGGTCGTCCAGCTCACTGCTTTTCACCCATTCGAGTCTGCCCTCGATGCTCTCAATCAGTGTAACGCTGTGTCAGAAG GGCTAATGACTGATGAGTTGAGGAGCTTTTTGGAGCTTAATCTCCCGAAAGTCAAGGGAGACAAGAAGCCAAAATTCAAATTAGGATTAGTTGATACTAAGATTGGGTCACATATCCATGAAGTGACTAAAATTCCTTGTGAAAGTGGTGATTTTGTTCATGAGCTGCTTCGTGGTGTGCGACTACATTTCAGTAAGTTCTTAAAGGACCTAAAG CCTGGAGACTTAGAAAAGGCCCAACTTGGTCTGGGGCACAGTTACAGCAGAGCCAAAGTCAAGTTCAATGTTAACCGAGTTGACAATATGGTGATTCAAGCAATCTTCCTTCTTGATACACTTGATAAGGATGTCAACTCCTTTTCCATGAGAGTCAG AGAATGGTACTCGTGGCATTTTCCTGAGTTGGTGAAGATTGTCAATGACAACTATCTTTATGCAAAAGCTGCAAAATATATAGAGGATAAGTCAAAGTTGACTGAAGACAAAATCCCAGGCTTGACAGATATACTTGGAGATGAGGATAAGGCCAAGGAGATTTTAGAAGCTGCCAAGGCTTCCATGG GGCAGGATTTGTCCCCAATTGACTTGATTAATGTCCAGCAATTTGCACAGAGGGTAATGGACCTGTCCGAGTATAGGAGGAAGCTTTATGATTATCTAGTCACAAAAATGAGTGATATTGCACCCAATTTGGCCTCTTTAATTGGTGAAGTAGTTGCTGCTCGCTTGATTTCTCATGCTGGTAGTCTTACAAATTTGGCCAAGTGCCCTTCGTCTACCCTTCAGATCCTTGGAGCAGAGAAGGCGCTCTTCAG GGCATTGAAAACCAAGGGAAACACACCCAAGTATGGTCTGATATTCCATTCATCTTTTATTGGTCGGGCATCTGCAAAGAACAAAGGCCGAATGGCTCGTTATCTTGCAAACAAGTGTTCTATTGCATCACGAATTGATTGCTTTGCAG AGAATGGATCTACTGTTTTTGGGGAGAAACTTCGTGAACAAGTTGAGGAGCGACTTGACTTTTATGACAATGGAGTTGCACCTCGTAAAAATATTGATGTGATGAAAGCTGCAATTgaaattaatcaaaacaaag ACACAGAGATGGAAACGGAAGAAGTTCCAACAGAAGCTTCAGgaaagaaaagcaagaaaaagaaatcaaaagctGCAGCTGCAGAGAATGGTGAGGCTATGGACGAGGATAAAGAAGCTTTGGAAGATTCTAAatcagaaaagaagaagaaaaaggagaaacgAAAGATGGAGCAACAGGATAAAGATGTGAAGAACTCAGATGAGCAGGACGGAACagctaagaagaagaaaaagaagagcaaGGCTGAAGATGGAGAGGACCTGCAGTCTGCCagtgaaattaaaaagaagaagaaaaagaagtcaAAAAATGAAGATGATGAGTGA
- the LOC126702739 gene encoding uncharacterized protein LOC126702739: MFRLVCLNLPQQLKHRALPHSHAHLFSKLSNSNETPSFTVSFLQKSCGLSLESAISASKKLNIVNTKNPNSVVELLTTHGLTQTHVKSLITSRPVLLLADLDNTLKPNLELFESLGFSSTSLGKMLTKDPRVLESDAYTVVEFFRAHGFSDQQISDLTMKRPTLYLFNAHKIFKPKLEFFRSLGLSEIEIAKILSTEPYILERSLENQIIPCVQELRRILGNDENVVKAIKACYRVLECKVEQVLQPNISMLVSRGVPMSLILKMFLIQPKSMLMKTYRFSVIVDEVMKLGFDPNNLLFVLAIRSMAVMSKSLWEQKVEAFKSFGLSKDEIYAAFKKQPMCMIASENKIRKLMSFFVNKLNMTPSMISKNPNLLLLSLEKRIIPRCSVLHLLISKGLVKEETSIVYVFRMTEKRFVDKLVSKYQKEVPDVVSAHQGKIEFQGFPFDLKI, translated from the coding sequence ATGTTTCGTTTAGTTTGCTTAAACCTCCCACAACAGTTGAAGCACAGAGCTTTACCACATAGCCATGCCCACTTGTTCTCAAAACTCTCTAATTCCAACGAAACACCATCTTTTACAGTCTCTTTCCTTCAAAAATCATGTGGGTTGTCCTTAGAATCCGCCATTTCagcttccaagaagctcaacaTCGTGAACACAAAGAATCCCAACTCAGTTGTGGAACTTTTGACAACTCACGGTTTGACTCAGACCCATGTTAAAAGTTTAATTACTAGTCGTCCAGTCTTGCTTTTGGCTGATTTAGACAATACCCTGAAGCCCAACTTGGAGTTGTTTGAGTCGTTGGGGTTTTCTAGCACTAGCCTTGGCAAAATGCTTACCAAAGACCCACGTGTGCTTGAAAGTGATGCATACACTGTGGTTGAGTTCTTTAGAGCTCATGGTTTCAGTGATCAGCAAATATCAGATTTGACTATGAAGCGTCCAACATTGTATTTGTTTAATGCACATAAGATTTTTAAGCCAAAGCTTGAGTTTTTCAGATCTTTGGGCTTGTCAGAAATTGAAATTGCAAAGATTTTGTCGACCGAGCCTTATATTCTAGAAAGGAGCCTCGAAAACCAAATCATTCCTTGTGTTCAAGAACTTAGGCGGATTCTTGGCAATGATGAGAATGTCGTAAAGGCTATAAAGGCATGCTACAGGGTACTTGAATGTAAAGTGGAACAAGTGCTACAGCCCAACATATCGATGTTGGTAAGCCGTGGTGTACCCATGTccttaattttgaaaatgttcTTGATCCAACCAAAATCAATGCTTATGAAGACTTATCGGTTTAGTGTGATTGTTGATGAAGTTATGAAATTGGGTTTCGATCCCAATAATCTGCTATTTGTTCTAGCCATACGTTCCATGGCGGTTATGAGTAAATCTTTGTGGGAGCAAAAGGTAGAAgcttttaaaagttttggattGTCAAAGGATGAGATTTATGCAGCATTCAAAAAGCAACCCATGTGTATGATTGCTTCAGAGAATAAAATCAGGAAATTGATGAGTTTCTTTGTGAACAAACTGAATATGACACCTTCAATGATCTCCAAGAATCCAAATCTTCTACTGCTTAGCTTGGAGAAGAGGATTATTCCAAGGTGTTCAGTTCTGCATCTTTTGATATCAAAGGGGTTGGTTAAGGAAGAAACTAGCATTGTTTATGTGTTCAGAATGACTGAGAAGAGGTTTGTGGACAAGTTAGTGAGCAAATATCAGAAGGAGGTTCCAGATGTTGTTAGTGCACACCAAGGCAAGATAGAATTTCAAGGGTTCCcctttgatttaaaaatttga